In Triticum aestivum cultivar Chinese Spring chromosome 5B, IWGSC CS RefSeq v2.1, whole genome shotgun sequence, the following proteins share a genomic window:
- the LOC123117357 gene encoding alpha-hordothionin isoform X1, which yields MEAGKGSLRAVILLLGAVLVVGSLVPLAEADPTAAATGAADAKFCCKDKIGSHCYAACTTQYGPTPFCAEMCCCVQLTSGRCPRQCPTPADPRLFLANSSTFDLLTTNAVEVESCTLRCSSIVCDSMRNAPVIDVGSVGTKAVVERCGDACGRFCAGAGGVASLDA from the exons ATGGAAGCAGGCAAGGGTAGTCTCCGGGCTGTGATCCTCCTCCTGGGCGCGGTCCTCGTCGTAGGGAGCTTGGTGCCGCTGGCCGAGGCAGATCCGACGGCCGCCGCCACCGGAGCTGCGGACGCCAAGTTCTGCTGCAAGGACAAGATAGGGAGCCACTGCTACGCCGCCTGCACTACGCAGTACGGCCCCACCCCGTTCTGCGCGGAGATGTGCTGCTGTGTGCAGCTTACGAGCGGCAGATGCCCGAGGCAATGCCCCACCCCGGCCGACCCCAGACTTTTTCTTGCCAACAGCTCCACCTTCGACCTTCTCACAACCAACG CCGTTGAGGTTGAGAGCTGCACGCTGAGGTGCTCCTCCATCGTCTGTGACAGCATGCGCAACG CACCAGTTATCGATGTCGGCAGCGTGGGGACGAAAGCCGTCGTGGAGCGCTGCGGCGATGCATGCGGCCGCTTCTGTGCCGGGGCCGGCGGCGTTGCATCCCTTGATGCTTAA
- the LOC123117357 gene encoding alpha-hordothionin isoform X2 codes for MEAGKGSLRAVILLLGAVLVVGSLVPLAEADPTAAATGAADAKFCCKDKIGSHCYAACTTQYGPTPFCAEMCCCVQLTSGRCPRQCPTPADPRLFLANSSTFDLLTTNAVEVESCTLRCSSIVCDSMRNVIDVGSVGTKAVVERCGDACGRFCAGAGGVASLDA; via the exons ATGGAAGCAGGCAAGGGTAGTCTCCGGGCTGTGATCCTCCTCCTGGGCGCGGTCCTCGTCGTAGGGAGCTTGGTGCCGCTGGCCGAGGCAGATCCGACGGCCGCCGCCACCGGAGCTGCGGACGCCAAGTTCTGCTGCAAGGACAAGATAGGGAGCCACTGCTACGCCGCCTGCACTACGCAGTACGGCCCCACCCCGTTCTGCGCGGAGATGTGCTGCTGTGTGCAGCTTACGAGCGGCAGATGCCCGAGGCAATGCCCCACCCCGGCCGACCCCAGACTTTTTCTTGCCAACAGCTCCACCTTCGACCTTCTCACAACCAACG CCGTTGAGGTTGAGAGCTGCACGCTGAGGTGCTCCTCCATCGTCTGTGACAGCATGCGCAACG TTATCGATGTCGGCAGCGTGGGGACGAAAGCCGTCGTGGAGCGCTGCGGCGATGCATGCGGCCGCTTCTGTGCCGGGGCCGGCGGCGTTGCATCCCTTGATGCTTAA